In one Misgurnus anguillicaudatus chromosome 1, ASM2758022v2, whole genome shotgun sequence genomic region, the following are encoded:
- the crybg1b gene encoding uncharacterized protein crybg1b isoform X3: MGRRRSGRKRRGSQGDGGGAHSKSPTTSQPSSPAITSCARSPETLWAESAFEEAPKTVRECSRGEAPNSPEAGSYEDTVQTEWAEAHLSEDTVEPLDSPDDPVRNTLTSATDLDMDEDTVVRLTETPESKRRSVKVSHSEKFFAKKVFVTSKTPTEDQHEKLKRAEETMDHGLTKTEDRARYSDNRQDGKTKGRIADKISMFEGQATSTAKSTTNPRLLDIAPGRNVTSHLKQFTEPADTQAGSTVPKQSIKDRALNFSTGRKGDETFTLPSGTSVVSGKTSNGGHLKTVGYTDTSQVLQSTAKPFTSRDKPTVKPKPSSSADQTDSKSHNATEIVSTLSKSTIGLIVEDKESCFLPSVSKPSDETQQVKSPTRTGSRSKKRRSKDTAQPLSPTSKNKPESVQEVKDIKSDSMPKITSKPFTDEKTSVEKDKSNNSVEEITSVKPKEQPEMLRAADVVQNTENTPDTDLKKIKTLQANAKSSKEIKSIDEKERDKKTFGFKTKTVTSTPQMQSSPPSISEEKNAQTENSYSEDQTERKHSETKEQRTNSNKTPLVQKSSERERLKHRGRIVKKLSEELLKLDPPGTGEDRPSFPDHLKGSNYSELANSSSRKDVMQNRESETDIKVLPEKHAATCVSTTRRTSSVKSNEEQTQSKPSHKNDEKDCLTETTSQNKNKDNVTKTIHQSTKSKEQTAAADERDLNQEGIKSSTETTVTLKTNTKITSVVNRDVTKKTYGDQQSGENILCSNDKNTVSAIQPNKGNPSVIEMHTSLFSRANELFTEQPDQADGKATTKPALTNQPPSSLSASLNEKTTPPPSTTKKATPPQDSIKEKITLPPASSDRTTTHTTETTTEKATPSPDSFKKKYTPPPPSSDKTTTPTPKTTNEKATPTLASSEEKPTPPPALLDVKATRPPDSIKKKTTLPQATSDRTATPTLETTTEKAPPALLDEKTIHLPASTIEKATPKLALLDEKATPPPASTIKYYTPPQVLTNEKITLPLASSKEKPTPPPALLDEKTIHLPASTIEKATPKLALLDEKATPPPASTIKYYTPPQVLTNEKITLPPALSEEKATPPPATLEVKVTPPPALLKDKATPTPASSVEKVTPPPASSKGKTTPSAASSEVKATPPPASTNERNIPPPASTIVKTTPPQVSANEKSPALISINKPQSSDPATRKKEFVRKPLILPQIPSVPGRVSLSGDSPSSWLDVERPVRQKQSSPDPKPKMSSSVSETDLLEASREFDPDDFLANVRRLAMPFTVPQRKYKQNRLQAPPFAMPPIKEDHEKPFDPEEFKFGLSRRREFNLNPITSSLSRGQNSEVKEEDDKRKRINPERESIIKRSVLFKRAKTGPEEEEEKDSNEEPAKARSRLEKSTILSSLRNTKETRRKEFLSLTESPTDVLLSSSNAPECPPSETTHQMLKLPNQDKAAEVTDSTISTQTYYQGNLKPVKDEGPRITPDHKPSLADRTLTKAADPSPPSLQINLQPKDNGPLVTPDPKTSSAGPTATTVTDTKAPPMLPSFEDIKLPDYLERFLPKEPKKAQPSDNIQSSVSKGSVSVPGLVALNKAVDVQTTNNVPEFPTPPVSIPVARGFHRRPGKIMIFQQHQFTGQSFEFYRDEVDATHLQLSSVISIKVIRGCWILYEKPGFEGRSIPLEEEELVELPNEWAEEAGQTSVPFVIGSIRLAIQDYTPPRIELFSEPEGRGRISEFVLDTEEIGAFGLPLKTGSIKVHSGVWMIYSDPGFQGLLAVLMTGEYPYPEDWGFPEVGSLRPLHMGGVKVQNPNAVKAVLYEKAGLQGRCVEVQGDVFSCKGIDRDSGDRDSHGLKSVESLKILRGLWVGYEQEGFEGQQFVLEEGEYLDWRDWGGTGQNLFSLRPVITDFSSPHMKMFSNLDFAERGVNIDLLEPLENLANTDYGLQTRSIEVLSGAWIVFEEPGFCGQHYVLEKGLYSSPEDWGSSNSRILSVMPVILENPSSSHFKIQMFSEPEFSGTSATIEDKLPRMPEGFIMSSCRVLTGSWLAFDRESFSGSQCVVEEGDYPNLRMLGFTQPNTPVLSLQPVGHEFSLPSIVLFERSGFRGRRTLLKSSTVNLQLTESCTRVSSILVEGGIWVLYESNNFRGSQFLLKPGEVPDWPKLSNWSRLGSLRPLIQKQVHIRLRNKEAGLMMSVFESVGELIRIQASEETGGVEQIWIYQDGHLLCKGLPNCFVDVSSGVLMAGSRAVLSSEPDKPYQLWSITSDGLIRNNADPNLVLEVKGGQLFDKTQIILNAFQPNKLNQRWSLELL; this comes from the exons ATGGGCCGGAGAAGGTCTGGAAGGAAGAGGAGGGGCTCTCAGGGAGATGGGGGCGGGGCTCATTCAAAATCACCAACCACGAGTCAGCCCAGCAGCCCTGCAATAACCAGTTGTGCAAGAAGCCCGGAGACACTGTGGGCTGAGTCAGCGTTTGAGGAGGCGCCAAAAACCGTTCGCGAATGCTCCCGAGGGGAAGCGCCAAACTCACCTGAAGCAGGTAGCTACGAAGATACAGTACAAACAGAATGGGCAGAAGCACACCTGAGTGAGGACACCGTTGAACCCTTGGACTCGCCGGACGACCCTGTCCGCAACACGTTGACCTCTGCTACTGATTTAGACATGGATGAGGACACTGTTGTCAGACTGACAGAAACTCCTGAGTCCAAACGCAGAAGTGTCAAAGTTTCTCACAGTGAAAAGTTTTTCGCTAAGAAGGTCTTTGTCACCTCTAAGACCCCTACAGAGGATCAACATGAGAAGCTTAAGAGAGCCGAAGAAACGATGGACCATGGCCTGACGAAGACTGAAGACAGGGCAAG ATATTCAGACAACAGGCAGGATGGCAAGACGAAGGGCCGAATTGCAGACAAAATCAGTATGTTTGAAGGCCAAGCAACCAGTACAGCTAAGAGCACCACAAACCCAAGGCTTCTCGACATTGCACCAGGACGAAATGTGACGAGTCACCTCAAACAGTTTACAGAACCTGCGGATACACAAGCCGGTTCCACCGTTCCAAAGCAATCGATTAAAGATCGGGCACTGAATTTCAGCACAGGCCGGAAGGGGGACGAGACGTTTACACTGCCATCTGGGACGTCGGTGGTATCTGGGAAAACATCGAACGGTGGACATTTAAAGACAGTTGGTTATACTGATACATCTCAGGTTTTACAATCTACAGCAAAACCATTTACCAGCAGAGATAAACCTACGGTTAAACCCAAACCTTCTTCAAGCGCAGACCAAACAGATTCcaaatcccacaatgcaacagaGATTGTTTCTACGTTGTCAAAAAGCACAATTGGCTTAATAGTTGAGGATAAAGAGAGTTGTTTTCTGCCATCAGTTTCAAAACCATCTGATGAGACCCAGCAAGTCAAATCTCCGACTCGGACCGGCTCAAGATCCAAAAAGCGAAGAAGCAAAGATACGGCTCAGCCGCTCAGCCCCACCAGCAAGAACAAACCAGAATCAGTTCAGGAAGTGAAAGACATAAAAAGCGATTCAATGCCCAAAATCACCTCAAAACCTTTTACAGATGAAAAAACCTCAGTTGAAAAAGACAAATCTAACAACTCTGTTGAGGAGATTACAAGTGTAAAACCTAAAGAGCAACCAGAAATGTTAAGAGCAGCAGATGTGGtgcaaaacacagaaaatacacCAGACACGGACCTAAAGAAGATAAAAACTTTACAAGCGAATGCTAAGAGTTCCAAAGAGATCAAAAGCATTGATGAGAAGGAGAGAGATAAAAAGACTTTCGGCTTTAAAACTAAGACAGTGACCTCCACACCTCAAATGCAATCTTCACCACCTTCTATATCTGAAGAGAAAAATGCCCAAACTGAAAATAGCTACAGTGAGGACCAGACAGAACGAAAACACTCGGAAACCAAAGAGCAAAGGACAAACAGCAACAAAACACCATTGGTTCAGAAGAGctcagaaagagagagattgaaGCACAGAGGCAGGATTGTAAAGAAACTGTCTGAGGAACTATTGAAACTAGATCCACCTGGGACAGGTGAAGATCGACCATCATTCCCAGATCACCTGAAGGGATCCAACTACTCTGAGTTAGCCAATAGCAGCTCCAGGAAGGATGTCATGCAGAACAGAGAAAGTGAGACAGATATAAAGGTGTTACCTGAGAAACACGCCGCTACATGCGTGTCTACAACAAGAAGAACCAGTAGCGTAAAATCAAATGAGGAACAAACCCAGTCAAAGCCAAGCCACAAAAATGATGAGAAAGATTGTTTGACTGAGACAACAAGTCAGAACAAAAACAAAGACAATGTGACAAAAACAATCCACCAAAGCACTAAGAGCAAAGAACAAACGGCAGCAGCCGATGAGAGAGATTTAAACCAGGAGGGAATCAAATCCAGCACTGAAACTACAGTCACTCTTAAAACCAACACAAAAATTACATCTGTAGTGAATAGAGATGTAACAAAAAAGACCTATGGTGATCAGCAATCTGGAGAAAACATACTTTGCTCTAACGATAAAAATACAGTTTCTGCAATACAACCTAACAAAGGGAATCCTTCTGTCATTGAGATGCACACCTCATTATTCTCCAGAGCCAATGAATTATTCACAGAGCAACCTGATCAGGCCGATGGGAAGGCCACTACTAAACCAGCATTAACAAATCAGCCACCTTCTAGTTTATCAGCATCACTTAATGAAAAGACCACGCCTCCACCCTCAACTACTAAAAAGGCCACACCTCCACAGGACTCAATTAAGGAAAAGATCACGCTCCCACCGGCTTCATCAGATAGAACGACCACACATACTACTGAAACAACTACAGAAAAGGCCACACCTTCACCAGACTCATTTAAGAAAAAGTACACGCCCCCACCGCCTTCATCAGATAAAACGACCACACCTACACCTAAAACAACTAATGAAAAGGCAACACCTACACTAGCTTCTTCTGAGGAAAAGCCCACACCTCCACCAGCCTTATTGGATGTAAAGGCCACACGTCCACCAGACTCAATTAAGAAAAAGACCACGCTCCCACAGGCTACCTCAGATAGAACGGCCACACCTACACTTGAAACAACTACGGAAAAGGCCCCACCAGCCTTATTGGATGAAAAGACCATACACTTACCAGCATCAACTATTGAAAAGGCCACACCTAAACTAGCCTTATTGGATGAAAAGGCCACACCTCCCCCAGCATCAACTATTAAATATTACACACCTCCTCAGGTTTTAACGAATGAAAAGATCACACTTCCACTAGCTTCTTCTAAGGAAAAGCCCACACCTCCACCAGCCTTATTGGATGAAAAGACCATACACTTACCAGCATCAACTATTGAAAAGGCCACACCTAAACTAGCCTTATTGGATGAAAAGGCCACACCTCCCCCAGCATCAACTATTAAATATTACACACCTCCTCAGGTTTTAACCAATGAAAAGATCACACTTCCACCAGCCTTATCAGAAGAAAAGGCCACTCCTCCACCAGCCACATTAGAAGTAAAAGTCACACCTCCACCAGCTTTATTAAAAGACAAGGCCACACCCACACCAGCATCATCTGTTGAAAAGGTCACACCTCCACCAGCCTCTTCTAAGGGAAAGACTACGCCTTCAGCAGCCTCTTCTGAGGTAAAGGCCACACCTCCACCAGCATCGACTAATGAAAGGAACATTCCTCCACCAGCATCAACTATTGTAAAGACCACACCTCCTCAAGTTTCAGCCAATGAGAAATCTCCAGCTCTCATTAGTATAAATAAACCTCAATCTTCAGACCCAGCCACAAGAAAAAAGGAATTTGTCCGGAAGCCCTTGATTCTTCCACAGATCCCCTCTGTACCTGGACGTGTCTCCCTGAGCGGGGACTCTCCATCCAGCTGGCTGGATGTGGAACGCCCTGTCAGGCAAAAGCAGTCTAGTCCAGACCCCAAACCAAAGATGAGCTCTTCCGTCAGTGAAACTGACCTGCTGGAAGCTTCCAGAGAATTCGACCCAGATGACTTTCTTGCCAACGTAAGGAGGTTAGCAATGCCCTTCACTGTTCCCCAACGCAAATACAAGCAGAATCGCCTGCAAGCCCCTCCATTCGCCATGCCTCCCATCAAAGAAGACCACGAGAAACCCTTCGATCCAGAGGAGTTCAAGTTTGGCCTGAGTAGAAGGAGGGAATTCAATTTGAATCCAATCACCTCCTCACTATCCAGGGGTCAAAACTCAGAGGTCAAGGAGGAGGACGACAAGCGTAAACGAATAAACCCTGAGAGGGAGAGCATCATCAAGAGGTCCGTTCTCTTCAAGAGAGCTAAGACTGGGCCAGAGGAGGAAGAAGAAAAAGATTCAAATGAAGAGCCAGCAAAAGCCAGGTCTCGTTTGGAAAAGTCTACCATTCTCAGCAGTCTGCGCAACACCAAAGAAACAAGACGAAAAGAATTTTTAAGCCTCACTGAGAGTCCTACAGATGTGCTGTTGTCATCCAGCAATGCTCCTGAATGTCCACCCTCAGAGACAACACATCAAATGCTTAAGTTACCCAATCAAGACAAAGCAGCTGAAGTTACAGACAGCACAATCTCTACCCAGACTTACTATCAGGGTAATTTAAAACCTGTCAAAGATGAAGGCCCTCGAATAACACCTGACCACAAACCATCTTTGGCTGACCGGACGCTCACCAAGGCTGCTGACCCTTCACCACCCAGTTTACAGATTAATCTACAACCTAAAGATAATGGGCCTCTCGTGACACCTGACCCCAAAACAAGCTCAGCAGGACCTACAGCCACCACAGTAACAGACACTAAGGCTCCTCCGATGCTTCCATCCTTTGAAGACATCAAGTTGCCTGATTACCTGGAGAGGTTTCTGCCAAAGGAGCCTAAAAAAGCTCAACCATCAGACAACATCCAATCATCG GTATCTAAGGGAAGTGTATCTGTACCTGGTCTTGTGGCTTTGAACAAGGCTGTTGATGTTCAGACAACCAACAACGTTCCAGAATTTCCAACTCCTCCTGTGAGC ATTCCAGTTGCTCGTGGATTCCATCGCCGCCCTGGAAAG ATCATGATATTTCAGCAGCATCAATTCACTGGTCAGTCATTTGAGTTCTACAGGGATGAAGTTGATGCTACACATCTACAGCTCTCCAGTGTCATATCTATTAAAGTGATCAGGGGCTg CTGGATACTGTATGAGAAACCAGGATTTGAGGGGCGATCAATCCCTCTAGAAGAGGAAGAGCTTGTGGAATTACCTAATGAATGGGCAGAAGAGGCGGGACAAACCTCTGTTCCTTTTGTCATTGGCTCAATTCGGCTGGCCATCCAA gaCTATACTCCACCCCGGATCGAGCTGTTCTCAGAACCTGAAGGCCGGGGCAGAATCTCAGAGTTTGTTCTTGACACAGAGGAAATAGGTGCCTTTGGTTTGCCTCTGAAGACTGGATCCATCAAAGTCCACAGTGGAGT ATGGATGATATACAGTGATCCAGGGTTTCAGGGTCTGTTGGCGGTGTTGATGACCGGAGAATATCCGTATCCTGAAGATTGGGGTTTTCCAGAGGTGGGGTCACTGAGACCTCTACATATG GGTGGTGTGAAAGTCCAAAACCCAAACGCTGTGAAG gCGGTGTTGTATGAGAAAGCAGGTCTGCAAGGTCGCTGTGTTGAAGTTCAGGGAGATGTGTTTTCTTGCAAAGGGATAGACAGGGACTCGGGGGATCGAGACAGTCATGGATTGAAATCTGTGGAGTCCCTGAAGATCCTCAGAGGCCT GTGGGTAGGATATGAGCAGGAAGGTTTCGAGGGGCAGCAGTTTGTTCTGGAGGAGGGAGAATATTTGGACTGGAGAGATTGGGGTGGAACGGGTCAGAATCTTTTCTCTCTGCGGCCTGTCATCACG GACTTCTCTTCTCCTCACATGAAGATGTTTAGCAATTTGGACTTCGCAGAGCGGGGTGTGAACATTGACCTGCTGGAGCCACTGGAAAACCTTGCAAACACAGACTACGGTTTACAGACGCGCTCCATTGAAGTCCTGTCTGGAGC aTGGATTGTGTTTGAGGAACCCGGGTTCTGCGGTCAGCACTATGTTCTAGAGAAAGGTCTGTACAGCAGTCCTGAGGATTGGGGTTCATCCAACAGCCGAATTCTCTCAGTCATGCCAGTTATACTG GAAAATCCGAGTTCTTCTCACTTCAAG ATTCAGATGTTTTCAGAGCCTGAATTCAGTGGTACATCTGCAACAATTGAGGATAAATTACCCAGAATGCCTGAAGGCTTCATTATGTCTTCTTGTAGAGTTCTCACTGGAAG CTGGCTGGCGTTCGATCGTGAGAGTTTTTCTGGATCACAGTGTGTTGTGGAGGAGGGCGATTATCCCAACCTGAGGATGCTGGGATTCACACAACCCAACACACCAGTTCTCTCTCTCCAACCTGTTGGACAT GAGTTTTCTCTGCCATCTATAGTTCTGTTTGAGCGTTCTGGATTCAGGGGTAGAAGAACTTTACTGAAGTCCAGCACAGTAAACCTTCAGCTAACAGAGAGCTGCACCAGGGTTTCATCTATACTGGTGGAGGGCGGCAT CTGGGTTCTCTATGAGTCTAATAACTTCAGAGGTTCTCAGTTCCTGCTGAAGCCAGGCGAGGTTCCTGATTGGCCCAAACTTTCCAACTGGTCACGGCTCGGATCACTGCGCCCGCTCATTCAG AAACAAGTGCACATTCGATTACGGAACAAGGAGGCGGGGTTAATGATGTCTGTCTTCGAGTCAGTAGGAGAATTGATACGAATCCAGGCAAGCGAGGAGACGGGTGGTGTGGAACAGATCTGGATCTATCAGGACGGTCACTTGCTGTGCAAG GGTTTGCCCAACTGCTTTGTGGACGTCAGTTCTGGTGTCCTGATGGCGGGCAGCAGGGCGGTTCTGTCTTCAGAACCAGATAAACCTTATCAGTTGTGGAGCATCACGTCTGACGGTCTCATCCGGAACAATGCAGACCCAAACCTTGTTCTGGAGGTCAAAG GAGGTCAACTTTTTGACAAAACTCAGATTATTCTCAATGCATTCCAACCAAACAAACTGAATCAAAGATGGTCACTGGAGCTTCTCTGA